One Burkholderia sp. PAMC 26561 genomic window carries:
- a CDS encoding sodium:calcium antiporter, translated as MTMLFLQLALMLVVILAASELFTNALEHLGEKLGISEGVTGSLFAAIGTALPETTVPIIALLGASANRSVNEEIGVGAILGAPLMLATLSTCLMAIAVIKTRGLKGLVTPEHTGFTRDLNFFLCAFMIAAGAMFVPHHAWPVRALFAVGLVGVYVVYVITTFRASASLVEKGHGTEAPERLLIARVGLPTTLATIALQMLIGVALLVGGAKGFIAGVEGVSHVLGISALLLSLIIIPIATELPEKVNSIIWARRGKDTLAFGNITGAMVFQGTLLPGIGIMLTPWEPRVEVLTGVFITLAAAAWLRFNARKGGIVLWALLVNGGLYALYLGLTLGR; from the coding sequence ATGACCATGCTCTTCCTGCAACTCGCACTCATGCTCGTGGTGATTCTGGCGGCATCGGAATTGTTCACCAATGCGCTCGAGCATCTCGGCGAAAAACTCGGTATCTCCGAAGGCGTCACGGGTTCGCTCTTTGCGGCCATTGGCACGGCATTGCCTGAAACCACCGTGCCGATCATCGCGTTGCTGGGCGCCTCGGCAAATCGTTCGGTCAACGAGGAAATCGGCGTCGGCGCCATTCTTGGCGCGCCGCTGATGCTCGCGACGCTTTCCACCTGCCTGATGGCCATTGCCGTGATCAAGACGCGCGGCCTGAAGGGTCTGGTCACGCCTGAACACACGGGTTTTACCCGCGATCTCAACTTCTTCCTCTGCGCGTTCATGATTGCAGCCGGCGCGATGTTCGTCCCGCATCACGCGTGGCCCGTGCGCGCGTTGTTCGCCGTCGGCCTGGTCGGCGTGTATGTGGTGTATGTGATTACGACGTTTCGCGCATCGGCCAGTCTGGTCGAGAAAGGGCACGGCACCGAGGCGCCCGAGCGCCTGCTGATCGCGCGTGTGGGCTTGCCGACGACGCTTGCGACCATTGCGCTACAGATGCTGATCGGCGTTGCACTGCTGGTTGGCGGGGCGAAGGGGTTTATCGCGGGCGTTGAAGGTGTGTCGCATGTGCTGGGCATTTCGGCGTTGCTGCTCTCGCTGATCATCATCCCGATCGCGACCGAACTGCCGGAAAAGGTGAACAGCATCATCTGGGCGCGGCGCGGGAAGGACACGCTCGCGTTCGGGAACATCACCGGCGCAATGGTGTTTCAAGGCACGTTGCTGCCGGGTATCGGCATCATGCTGACGCCCTGGGAACCGCGCGTTGAAGTGCTGACCGGCGTTTTCATCACGCTTGCCGCCGCCGCATGGCTGCGGTTCAACGCGAGAAAAGGCGGGATCGTGCTTTGGGCGCTGCTCGTGAACGGCGGCCTGTACGCGCTTTATCTCGGATTGACGCTGGGACGGTAA
- a CDS encoding flagellar protein FliT gives MNQQELIAQAWALTEAIENAAADNDWPRAAELTQTRSPLLMGLQADQPADAMVIIRRIQASIATIMNVATSAETALMRNHRQAMNQASAASRYQQAARL, from the coding sequence ATGAACCAGCAAGAACTGATCGCGCAGGCGTGGGCGCTGACGGAAGCCATCGAAAATGCAGCCGCCGATAACGACTGGCCCCGCGCCGCCGAACTCACGCAAACGCGTTCGCCGCTCCTGATGGGCTTGCAAGCCGACCAGCCCGCCGATGCCATGGTCATCATCCGCCGGATCCAGGCGAGCATTGCGACGATCATGAACGTGGCGACATCGGCGGAAACAGCGTTGATGAGGAATCACCGGCAAGCGATGAACCAGGCGAGCGCCGCCAGCCGGTATCAGCAGGCAGCACGACTCTGA
- the fliD gene encoding flagellar filament capping protein FliD: MSTISTSSTGSTVDPNSAVQQAAQSIISGSTGSTMDVNSLVTALVNSKIAGQTDTLNSKTTTDNTQVTALGTLKSVMSLLQTSLSALSDGTTLSAFTATGDGKGITAKGTSGAVAGSYSVQVSNIATSQSITSGAFKSTDTLGTGTMTISVGGKNMSIPVTSDNNTLSGIASAINSASGNPGVTAAIVNGTDGAHLVLRSSSTGVSNGINVSISGTASGDALNNLAVTSGTASAPASSSETAGNYTGSVTTVASGNWTQSVAGEDANFSIAGTPGTSASNTITTALSGVSMTLDSTSVGTTQTLTVAPDTTGQATAINAFVTAYNNYMSTVQSLTSFDSTQAVGSQGGALLGDSMMNTIRNTLSSAISGAVGAGSSAVNLASIGITLQPDGTLKTDSDALTAALSSDPQTVAKLFNSTNGVAANMNNDLTSFLATGGIMDTRSTALTADLKSLSDQQTALTAYAAQLTTSYNAQFTALNTLMSQSTSNASYLTQLFGGTDSAGALATNK; this comes from the coding sequence ATGAGCACGATATCTACATCGTCAACCGGTTCAACCGTTGACCCGAACAGCGCGGTCCAGCAGGCCGCACAGTCGATCATCAGCGGCTCGACCGGCTCGACCATGGACGTGAACTCCCTGGTCACCGCGCTCGTCAATTCGAAAATCGCGGGCCAGACGGACACTCTCAATAGCAAGACCACCACGGACAACACGCAGGTCACGGCGCTCGGCACGCTGAAATCGGTGATGTCCCTGCTGCAGACGTCTCTTTCGGCGCTCTCGGACGGCACGACGCTCTCTGCCTTCACGGCGACCGGCGACGGCAAGGGCATCACTGCGAAGGGCACCTCCGGCGCGGTGGCGGGCTCCTATTCCGTGCAGGTCTCGAATATCGCGACATCGCAGTCGATTACGTCGGGCGCGTTCAAGTCGACCGATACGCTCGGCACCGGGACCATGACCATCTCGGTCGGCGGCAAGAACATGTCGATCCCGGTCACGTCGGACAACAACACGCTGTCGGGCATTGCATCGGCCATCAATTCGGCGTCCGGCAATCCGGGCGTGACGGCGGCCATCGTGAACGGCACGGACGGCGCGCATCTCGTGCTGCGTTCGTCGTCCACGGGTGTTTCGAACGGGATCAATGTCTCGATCTCGGGGACGGCATCGGGCGATGCGCTGAACAACCTCGCCGTGACCTCGGGCACGGCATCCGCGCCCGCAAGCAGCTCGGAAACGGCCGGCAATTACACGGGCTCGGTGACCACGGTTGCATCGGGAAACTGGACGCAGAGCGTAGCCGGAGAAGACGCCAACTTCTCGATCGCGGGCACGCCCGGAACCAGCGCCAGCAACACGATCACCACGGCGCTCAGCGGCGTTTCGATGACGCTCGATTCCACATCGGTCGGCACCACGCAGACGCTGACCGTCGCGCCCGATACGACCGGACAGGCAACGGCCATCAACGCCTTCGTCACCGCGTACAACAACTACATGAGCACGGTCCAGTCGCTGACATCGTTCGACTCGACCCAGGCAGTCGGTTCGCAAGGGGGCGCGCTGCTCGGCGACTCCATGATGAACACGATCCGTAACACGCTCTCGAGCGCCATCAGCGGCGCGGTCGGCGCGGGCTCGTCCGCGGTCAATCTCGCGTCTATCGGCATCACGCTGCAGCCGGACGGCACGCTCAAGACCGATTCCGATGCGCTCACCGCCGCGCTCAGCAGCGATCCGCAAACCGTCGCGAAGTTGTTCAATTCGACTAACGGCGTTGCCGCGAACATGAACAACGACCTGACGTCGTTCCTTGCGACCGGCGGCATCATGGATACGCGCTCGACCGCGCTGACCGCCGACCTGAAAAGCCTGAGCGACCAGCAAACGGCACTCACGGCATACGCCGCGCAGTTGACGACTTCATACAACGCGCAATTCACGGCGCTGAACACGCTGATGTCGCAATCGACAAGCAACGCCAGCTACCTCACGCAGTTATTCGGCGGCACGGACAGCGCGGGCGCACTCGCGACCAACAAGTAA
- a CDS encoding MBL fold metallo-hydrolase translates to MNPLEQQLDYVFADRLPEPGRAMEVAPGVFWVRMPLPFALDHVNVWVMRDEIDGVKGWTVIDCGISDETIRASWESVFGTLLDGLPVLRVIVTHCHPDHLGLADWLCNGGEQKRWGPVRLWMSHGEYAMGRVMSSGDGSDAGGERAAQHFARHGMRDPASLEALRKRDTYYPKLVPSIPQHFRRLRNGDMVRIGGRDWEVITGFGHSPEHCAFYCAETNVLISGDMVLPRISTNVSVFAIEPESNPVALFLESLGRYEALPADALVLPSHGKPFRGMHTRIRQLRDHHAARLAEVREACAAKPQSAADIVPIMFKRPLDVHQMTFALGEALAHLHLLWLKGELVRRTNEDDGVIRFAPA, encoded by the coding sequence ATGAATCCGCTCGAACAACAACTGGATTACGTTTTCGCCGACCGGCTTCCCGAACCCGGCCGGGCGATGGAAGTCGCGCCCGGCGTCTTTTGGGTACGCATGCCGCTGCCGTTCGCGCTCGATCACGTCAACGTCTGGGTCATGCGCGATGAAATCGATGGCGTGAAGGGCTGGACCGTCATCGATTGCGGTATTTCAGACGAAACCATCCGCGCCAGTTGGGAAAGCGTCTTCGGTACGTTGCTCGACGGCTTGCCGGTTTTGCGTGTGATCGTCACGCACTGCCATCCGGATCACCTGGGCCTCGCCGACTGGCTCTGCAATGGGGGCGAGCAAAAGCGCTGGGGTCCGGTAAGACTCTGGATGTCGCACGGCGAATACGCGATGGGCCGCGTCATGTCCAGTGGCGACGGATCGGATGCAGGCGGCGAGCGCGCCGCACAGCACTTCGCGCGACATGGCATGAGGGACCCGGCATCGCTCGAAGCGTTACGCAAACGCGATACGTATTACCCGAAGCTCGTTCCATCCATACCGCAGCATTTCCGCCGACTGCGCAACGGCGACATGGTCAGGATTGGCGGGCGCGACTGGGAAGTAATAACGGGTTTCGGTCATTCGCCCGAACATTGCGCGTTCTATTGCGCGGAGACCAACGTGCTGATTTCCGGGGACATGGTCTTGCCGCGCATTTCGACGAATGTGTCCGTGTTTGCTATCGAACCGGAGAGCAATCCGGTGGCGCTGTTCCTGGAATCCCTCGGCCGATACGAAGCGTTACCCGCCGATGCGCTTGTCCTGCCTTCCCACGGCAAGCCGTTTCGCGGCATGCATACGCGTATCAGGCAGCTTCGCGACCATCACGCGGCGCGGCTCGCAGAAGTGCGCGAGGCGTGCGCGGCGAAGCCGCAAAGCGCGGCGGACATTGTGCCGATCATGTTCAAGCGTCCGCTCGATGTACATCAGATGACCTTTGCGCTCGGCGAAGCGCTGGCGCATTTGCACTTGCTCTGGCTGAAAGGTGAACTGGTGCGTCGTACGAATGAAGACGATGGCGTAATCCGTTTCGCGCCGGCATGA
- a CDS encoding ABC transporter substrate-binding protein, translated as MRFRMLAAAVLAVIPMLAIAKPLTVCTESSPDGFDVVQFNSLVTTNASADVIFNTLVSYDEVAKKVTPALAEKWDVSADGLTYTFHLRPNVAFQSTDYFKPSRKLTADDVVFSFDRMLSDSNPWHKVAGASGFPHAQSMGLVKLIKSVSKVDDNTVKFVLNTPNATFVPILTMGFASIYSAEYADQLLKAGKETDLNAKPIGTGPFVLKSYTKDAVIRYDVNPTYWGAKPKVDRLIYAITPDASVRAQKIKAGECQIALSPKPQDVIDAKKGGSIKVVETPAFMTAFVALNTQKKPLDNPKVRQALNEAFDRTTYLKTVFENTATAAVNPFPPNTWSYDKQVTPYAYSVDRAKKLLADAGYPNGFDTTIWVRPNGSVLNPNPKAGAELLQADLAKIGVKAQVKVIEWGELIKEAKQGQHDMLFMGWAGDNGDPDNYLSPLFSCAAVRSGINFARFCDPTLDRLIDEGKASADIGKRTKAYTEAQQIIHDQALWIPLGYPTASALTQANVSGYRVSPFGRQNFSTVSVQ; from the coding sequence ATGCGCTTCAGAATGCTCGCAGCCGCAGTCCTGGCCGTAATACCGATGCTCGCGATAGCAAAACCGCTTACCGTGTGCACGGAGTCGAGTCCCGACGGCTTTGATGTCGTGCAGTTCAACTCGCTCGTGACGACCAATGCATCGGCGGATGTGATCTTCAACACACTCGTCTCCTACGATGAAGTCGCGAAGAAGGTCACGCCCGCGCTCGCGGAGAAGTGGGATGTGAGCGCCGACGGCCTGACCTACACGTTCCATCTGCGCCCGAACGTGGCATTCCAGAGCACGGATTACTTCAAGCCATCGAGGAAATTGACGGCCGATGACGTCGTGTTTTCGTTCGATCGCATGCTTTCGGACAGCAACCCGTGGCACAAGGTGGCGGGCGCGAGCGGCTTTCCGCATGCGCAATCGATGGGTCTGGTGAAGCTGATCAAGTCGGTATCCAAGGTCGATGACAACACCGTGAAGTTCGTGCTGAACACGCCGAACGCGACCTTCGTGCCCATTCTGACGATGGGTTTTGCATCGATCTATTCGGCCGAATACGCCGACCAATTGCTCAAGGCCGGCAAGGAAACCGATCTGAACGCGAAACCCATCGGCACGGGTCCGTTCGTGTTGAAGAGTTATACCAAGGACGCCGTGATCCGCTACGACGTGAACCCGACCTACTGGGGCGCGAAGCCGAAGGTCGACCGGTTGATCTATGCAATCACGCCCGACGCCTCCGTGCGCGCGCAGAAAATCAAGGCGGGTGAATGCCAGATCGCGTTGTCGCCGAAGCCGCAGGATGTGATCGATGCGAAGAAAGGCGGCTCGATCAAGGTCGTCGAAACGCCGGCGTTCATGACGGCGTTCGTGGCGCTGAATACGCAGAAAAAGCCGCTCGATAACCCCAAGGTCCGCCAGGCGCTGAACGAGGCATTCGATCGCACGACGTACCTGAAAACGGTCTTCGAGAACACGGCGACGGCCGCCGTGAATCCGTTCCCGCCGAACACGTGGAGCTACGACAAGCAGGTGACGCCATACGCGTATTCGGTCGATCGCGCTAAAAAACTCCTCGCCGATGCAGGTTATCCAAATGGCTTCGATACAACCATCTGGGTGCGTCCGAACGGCAGCGTGCTGAATCCGAACCCGAAGGCCGGCGCAGAATTGCTGCAGGCGGACTTGGCGAAGATCGGCGTGAAGGCGCAGGTCAAGGTGATCGAATGGGGTGAGCTGATCAAGGAAGCGAAGCAAGGCCAGCACGACATGTTGTTCATGGGGTGGGCTGGCGACAATGGCGATCCGGACAACTATCTCTCGCCGCTGTTCAGTTGCGCCGCCGTGCGCTCGGGCATCAACTTCGCGCGTTTTTGCGACCCGACGCTGGATCGTTTGATCGATGAAGGCAAGGCATCGGCGGATATCGGCAAGCGGACCAAGGCTTATACCGAAGCGCAGCAGATCATCCACGACCAGGCGCTGTGGATCCCGCTCGGTTATCCGACCGCGTCCGCGCTGACGCAAGCCAACGTGAGCGGGTATCGGGTCAGTCCGTTTGGACGGCAGAACTTTTCGACCGTATCCGTGCAGTAA
- a CDS encoding BadF/BadG/BcrA/BcrD ATPase family protein, whose amino-acid sequence MTKSNHSYSYLIGVDGGGSGTRVVLADANGVELARASGGPSGLGLGVERAWKAIDSTISRAFGSAGLPFEWQACALGCGLAGVNHAGWLAQFHESAPDGCALVVESDALTTLLGAHGGEPGVIVALGTGSIAASLDTQGQVAIAGGYGFPSGDEASGAWLGMRAAVHLQRVLDGRAPADDWSHALLECTNVADRDGLVVWLSAANQTAYATLAPTIFQHRNHPFAERLLQEAGREIETMVAALDPDKVMPVALCGGLASPLEPFVPETLRARLRVPLADSAAGALQLAHRAAAGEGQAAR is encoded by the coding sequence ATGACTAAATCAAACCACTCCTACTCTTATCTGATCGGCGTCGATGGCGGCGGCAGCGGCACGCGTGTTGTCCTGGCCGACGCAAACGGCGTCGAACTCGCTCGTGCGTCGGGTGGACCTTCAGGGCTTGGACTTGGCGTCGAGCGCGCCTGGAAAGCGATCGACTCAACGATCTCACGCGCGTTCGGTTCGGCGGGCTTGCCGTTCGAATGGCAAGCCTGTGCGCTCGGCTGCGGCCTGGCCGGCGTGAACCACGCTGGCTGGCTCGCCCAGTTTCATGAAAGTGCGCCGGATGGATGCGCACTTGTTGTCGAAAGTGACGCATTGACTACGCTCCTGGGCGCTCACGGCGGCGAGCCTGGCGTGATCGTGGCGCTGGGTACGGGCAGCATCGCGGCATCGCTTGATACGCAGGGTCAAGTCGCGATTGCGGGCGGCTATGGGTTTCCGAGCGGTGATGAAGCGAGCGGCGCATGGCTCGGCATGCGCGCGGCGGTGCATCTGCAGCGCGTCCTGGATGGGCGCGCGCCGGCTGACGACTGGTCCCATGCGCTGCTTGAATGCACCAATGTCGCCGATCGCGATGGTCTGGTGGTGTGGCTGAGCGCTGCCAACCAGACCGCCTATGCCACGCTCGCACCCACGATCTTCCAGCATCGAAATCATCCGTTCGCCGAGCGGCTGCTTCAGGAGGCGGGTCGCGAGATCGAGACGATGGTGGCGGCGCTCGACCCCGACAAGGTAATGCCGGTGGCATTGTGCGGCGGTCTTGCGAGCCCGCTCGAACCGTTTGTGCCGGAGACGCTTCGCGCCCGCTTGCGAGTACCGCTTGCGGACTCAGCAGCGGGCGCGCTGCAACTGGCTCACCGCGCGGCGGCGGGGGAAGGGCAGGCAGCGCGCTAG
- a CDS encoding flagellin: MIGINSNINSLVAQQNLGSTQSALSSAITRLSSGKRINSAADDAAGQAIASRMTSQINGLNQGVSNANDGVSMTQTASSGLSQITDNLQRIRQLAVQASSGSLSSTDQAALQSEVSQRISEINRISSQTTYNGTNLLDGSAGVKSFQVGANVGQSISVDLGASANVSALKLGGGVPQKGTAVGSIDGLSLAAAGTYVAGTTAAPAAITTVNVIADGKGGYSYTDQNNKALGDGTGNEVIPASDGGNGTAKYAFVAANVITAGSTGTPSTLAASYVTASGAAATAQQTSELASFDANSAPPQVSAIDISTTNGASSAIESIDNALNTVNALQSQLGAVQNRFSSVATTQQAQSTDLSSAQSQITDADFAQETANLSKAQVLQQAGISVLAQANSLPQQVLKLLG; encoded by the coding sequence ATGATCGGTATTAACAGCAATATCAACTCGCTGGTCGCTCAGCAAAACCTGGGCAGCACGCAGAGCGCGCTGTCGTCGGCAATCACCCGCCTGTCGTCGGGCAAGCGCATCAACAGCGCCGCGGACGACGCAGCAGGACAAGCCATTGCATCGCGCATGACGTCGCAGATCAACGGCCTGAACCAAGGTGTATCGAATGCGAACGACGGCGTTTCGATGACGCAAACGGCATCGAGCGGTCTGAGCCAGATCACGGACAACCTGCAACGTATTCGCCAACTGGCTGTGCAAGCTTCGAGCGGTTCGCTGTCGTCGACCGACCAGGCAGCGCTCCAGTCGGAAGTGTCGCAGCGTATCAGTGAAATTAACCGCATCTCGTCGCAAACCACGTACAACGGCACGAACTTGCTGGACGGTTCGGCTGGCGTGAAGAGCTTCCAGGTTGGCGCGAACGTCGGCCAGTCGATCAGCGTGGATCTGGGTGCATCGGCCAATGTATCGGCCCTGAAGCTCGGTGGCGGCGTTCCGCAAAAGGGCACGGCAGTTGGCAGTATCGACGGTCTGTCGCTGGCCGCTGCTGGTACTTATGTTGCCGGCACCACGGCTGCCCCCGCTGCTATCACCACAGTCAACGTCATCGCTGACGGCAAGGGTGGTTATTCCTATACGGACCAGAACAACAAAGCGCTGGGCGACGGCACCGGTAATGAAGTTATTCCGGCATCTGACGGCGGCAACGGTACGGCCAAGTACGCCTTCGTAGCTGCGAACGTCATTACGGCGGGTTCCACCGGCACGCCGAGCACGCTGGCCGCGTCTTACGTGACAGCGAGCGGTGCCGCCGCGACCGCTCAGCAAACCAGCGAACTCGCTTCGTTCGACGCAAACAGCGCACCGCCGCAAGTGTCCGCAATCGACATCAGCACGACGAACGGCGCATCGAGCGCTATTGAATCGATCGACAATGCGCTGAACACCGTCAACGCACTGCAATCGCAACTGGGCGCTGTCCAGAACCGTTTCAGCTCGGTAGCCACGACGCAGCAAGCACAATCGACGGACTTGTCGTCGGCTCAATCGCAAATCACCGACGCGGACTTCGCGCAGGAGACCGCGAACCTGAGCAAGGCGCAAGTGCTGCAGCAAGCAGGTATCTCGGTGCTGGCACAGGCCAACTCGCTGCCGCAACAAGTACTGAAGCTCCTCGGCTAA
- the rpsU gene encoding 30S ribosomal protein S21 — protein MTTIVLKENEPFDVAIRRFRRTIEKNGLIAELRERQSYEKPTTARKRKKAAAVSRLRKRLRSQMLPKKLH, from the coding sequence ATGACCACTATTGTTTTGAAAGAAAATGAGCCGTTCGACGTTGCGATCCGTCGCTTTCGCCGGACCATCGAAAAGAACGGCCTGATCGCCGAACTTCGCGAACGCCAGTCGTACGAGAAGCCGACGACAGCACGCAAGCGCAAGAAAGCGGCTGCAGTTAGCCGCCTGCGCAAGCGTCTGCGCAGCCAGATGCTGCCCAAGAAGCTTCACTAA
- a CDS encoding DNA-3-methyladenine glycosylase I: MTKPKRSAQPNETPEPHRCGWVSTPALAHYHDTEWGVPSHDDRHLFEMLVLEGAQAGLSWSTILNKREGYKTLFHNFNIDRIAAFSENDAAKLLLDARIIRNRAKIASAVANARAVQRIQAEHGSFAAFVWSFVGGTPVDTPRASYSHAPASTEISDALSRALRKFGCTFVGSTTCYAFMQATGMVNDHEAACFCRSNRALAGEKRQSAKKPSV, translated from the coding sequence ATGACAAAACCTAAGAGATCAGCCCAGCCCAACGAAACTCCCGAGCCGCACCGCTGCGGCTGGGTGAGCACGCCGGCCCTCGCCCACTATCACGACACGGAATGGGGCGTCCCCTCGCACGACGATCGTCATCTCTTCGAAATGCTCGTGCTCGAGGGCGCTCAGGCCGGCTTGTCCTGGTCGACGATTCTTAACAAGCGCGAGGGCTACAAGACGCTGTTTCACAACTTCAATATCGACAGGATCGCCGCCTTCTCGGAAAACGATGCAGCCAAACTCCTGCTCGATGCCCGCATCATCCGCAACAGGGCGAAGATCGCATCCGCTGTCGCCAACGCTCGCGCGGTACAGCGAATTCAGGCTGAGCACGGCTCCTTCGCGGCATTCGTGTGGTCGTTTGTCGGCGGCACGCCTGTCGACACTCCGCGCGCTTCGTACTCGCACGCGCCGGCCTCCACGGAAATATCGGACGCATTGAGTCGCGCGCTGAGGAAATTCGGTTGTACGTTCGTCGGATCCACCACGTGCTACGCCTTCATGCAGGCGACCGGAATGGTCAACGACCACGAAGCCGCCTGCTTCTGCCGCTCGAACCGCGCTCTCGCAGGTGAGAAGCGTCAATCCGCCAAAAAGCCATCAGTTTAA
- a CDS encoding MerR family transcriptional regulator, translating into MTDTRYTITELAREFDITPRAIRFYENQGLLTPAREGTNGVRRVYSARDRTRLRLTLRGKRLGFTLSEISRLLDLYDSPTGTVAQLHAFLDTIAEHRVVLERQLEDLNATLAELAAYETQGRALLSASAEKRARKMPAPSPATEKRAKAV; encoded by the coding sequence ATGACCGACACGCGTTACACCATCACCGAACTGGCTCGTGAATTCGACATCACGCCCCGCGCGATCCGTTTCTATGAGAATCAGGGTTTGCTCACGCCGGCGCGCGAAGGCACGAACGGTGTGCGGCGCGTCTATTCGGCGCGCGACCGCACGCGCCTGAGGCTGACGCTGCGCGGCAAGCGGCTCGGGTTTACGCTGTCCGAAATCAGCCGGCTGCTCGATCTCTACGATTCACCCACGGGCACCGTCGCGCAGTTGCACGCGTTCCTGGACACGATCGCGGAACATCGCGTGGTGCTGGAGCGGCAACTGGAAGACCTGAACGCGACGCTGGCCGAGCTTGCCGCGTACGAAACGCAAGGCCGTGCGCTGCTTTCGGCGAGTGCTGAAAAGCGCGCACGCAAGATGCCCGCGCCATCTCCGGCCACGGAGAAACGCGCGAAGGCGGTATGA
- a CDS encoding aldo/keto reductase — MQHRTIGTSDLKVAPLVFGGNVFGWTADERTSFSLLDAFVDHGLNFIDTADVYSAWVEGHQGGESETIIGKWLKESGKRDKVVLATKVGMLSTRPGLSAANIEAAVNDSLKRLKTDYIDVYFSHLDDDKTPLIDTLGAYQKLIAAGKVRVIGASNYTGERLEEALKISQKEGIPGYQVLQPEYNLYDRAGYEGDQEPVAAAHKVSVVTYYSLASGFLSGKYRSKADTENAARGSKVSGYLNDRGLRIIDALVKVADRHGVAPATIALAWLIARPSVTAPIASATSVKQLENLAEATRITLEPEDIALLTEVSDPT; from the coding sequence ATGCAACACCGCACCATCGGTACCTCGGACCTCAAGGTCGCGCCGCTCGTCTTCGGCGGCAACGTGTTCGGCTGGACCGCCGACGAACGCACGTCCTTCTCCCTTCTCGACGCTTTTGTCGACCACGGCCTCAATTTCATTGATACCGCCGACGTCTACTCGGCCTGGGTCGAAGGCCACCAGGGCGGTGAATCGGAGACGATCATCGGCAAGTGGCTGAAGGAGAGCGGCAAGCGCGACAAGGTCGTGCTCGCCACCAAGGTAGGCATGCTGAGCACGCGGCCGGGGCTGTCGGCGGCGAACATCGAAGCGGCCGTGAACGACTCGCTCAAGCGGCTCAAGACGGATTACATCGACGTCTATTTCTCCCATCTCGACGACGATAAAACGCCGCTCATCGACACGCTCGGCGCCTATCAGAAGCTGATTGCAGCCGGCAAGGTGCGGGTGATCGGGGCATCGAACTACACGGGCGAACGGCTGGAAGAGGCGCTGAAGATCTCTCAAAAGGAGGGCATTCCGGGTTATCAGGTGCTGCAACCGGAATACAACCTCTATGATCGCGCAGGTTACGAAGGCGACCAGGAGCCGGTCGCCGCGGCGCATAAGGTCTCTGTGGTGACGTACTACAGCCTCGCGAGCGGTTTCCTGAGCGGAAAATACCGGTCCAAAGCCGATACGGAGAACGCTGCGCGCGGTTCCAAGGTCTCGGGCTATCTGAACGATCGCGGCTTGCGGATCATCGATGCGCTCGTCAAGGTCGCCGACCGCCACGGCGTCGCGCCCGCTACAATTGCGCTCGCATGGCTGATCGCACGTCCGAGCGTGACAGCGCCGATTGCCAGCGCGACTTCGGTCAAACAGCTCGAAAATCTTGCCGAAGCCACGCGCATCACGCTCGAGCCTGAAGACATTGCGTTGCTGACGGAGGTCAGTGATCCAACGTAA